The Rhizobium sp. BT03 genome has a window encoding:
- a CDS encoding type I secretion system permease/ATPase, translating into MNQISKQIFAAGSALDLKSGTIPAAIPSEAKRSNLCLSAIDEAVENLRRLSGSAASSPSPSPSLDRGKERAEDAASEAAEMAIVQAPLPQKMVTPEAVTKVETAPPAAVLQGPMPAKPAEVKPVEAAQPPIEARAAPERPKEATELKSSPTVPFGKTIDGESGPISESDRRLRSGGGGNGKNSDPGGDGGGGGGSGGGFHKRSEPVNFAASLSRGMAAVRRNMMVVMMFTIAINVLLLAIPLYLFQISDRVLTSRSIDTLVMLSIAVLGAVLLQAFMDSVRRFILMRTAVELEVQLGAPILSAAARASLHGSGKDYQTLQDLQLLRGFLTSGTLIAFLDAPLMPLFVVVVYFVHPHLGIIILTCCAVLFLIAYLNQKFTARQFAESNGYLSRANFHLDSMSRNSQIINAMAMIPEAVKMWGRETAGSLKSQVEAQDRNIIFSGISKACRMITQVTLLGWGAHLSLSGELTGGMVIASSIISGRALAPIEGAIEGWHQFNRSAAAYSRIKSLLLNSPLNFPRLRLPNPEGRLDVERILFVPPPQKKVILNGISFSLKKGESLAIIGNSGSGKTTLGKMLVGSIVPTSGNVRLDLMDLRNWDQRQFGESIGYLPQDVQLFPGTIKANICRMRDDVEDRQIYEAAVLADVHELIAGFPQGYETIVAADGAPLSGGQKQRIALARAFFGNPKFVVLDEPNSNLDTQGEAALAKALIHAKKQGITTVTITQRPALLQCVDKILVLKEGTVAMFGERIEVLQALSKNNGNNGQPAPRIEG; encoded by the coding sequence ATGAACCAGATTTCCAAACAGATATTTGCAGCCGGCAGCGCCCTCGATCTCAAATCGGGCACTATCCCCGCCGCTATTCCTTCGGAAGCGAAGAGGAGCAATCTGTGCCTCTCTGCGATCGATGAGGCGGTCGAGAACCTTCGTCGGCTCAGCGGCAGCGCCGCTTCGTCTCCATCTCCATCTCCGTCCCTCGATCGCGGCAAAGAGCGGGCCGAAGATGCAGCAAGCGAAGCTGCCGAGATGGCGATCGTGCAGGCGCCTCTCCCGCAAAAGATGGTGACGCCGGAAGCCGTAACGAAGGTAGAAACGGCGCCTCCTGCAGCGGTGCTGCAGGGCCCGATGCCAGCAAAACCGGCAGAAGTAAAACCGGTGGAAGCGGCCCAGCCGCCGATCGAAGCGCGGGCGGCGCCCGAAAGGCCGAAAGAGGCGACCGAGCTCAAATCGAGCCCGACGGTGCCCTTCGGCAAAACCATCGATGGCGAGAGCGGTCCGATCAGCGAGAGCGACAGGCGGCTGCGCAGCGGCGGCGGTGGCAACGGCAAGAATTCCGATCCCGGCGGCGACGGGGGCGGGGGCGGAGGAAGTGGCGGCGGATTTCACAAGCGCAGCGAACCTGTGAATTTCGCCGCCAGCCTCTCGCGCGGCATGGCGGCGGTCCGACGCAATATGATGGTCGTCATGATGTTCACGATCGCCATCAACGTGCTCCTGCTGGCGATCCCGCTCTATCTCTTCCAGATATCCGACCGGGTGCTGACCAGCCGCTCGATCGACACGCTCGTCATGCTCTCGATCGCCGTGCTCGGCGCCGTGCTGCTGCAGGCATTCATGGATTCGGTGCGGCGCTTCATCCTGATGCGCACCGCAGTGGAGCTCGAAGTGCAGCTCGGCGCGCCGATCCTCAGCGCTGCGGCGCGGGCATCGCTGCATGGCAGCGGCAAGGACTATCAGACGCTGCAGGACCTGCAGCTGCTGCGCGGCTTCCTGACGTCAGGCACGCTGATCGCGTTTCTCGATGCGCCACTGATGCCGCTCTTCGTCGTCGTCGTCTATTTCGTGCATCCGCATCTCGGCATCATCATCCTGACCTGCTGCGCGGTGCTTTTCCTGATCGCCTATCTGAACCAGAAATTCACCGCCCGCCAGTTTGCCGAATCCAACGGTTATCTCAGCCGGGCGAATTTCCACCTCGATTCCATGTCACGCAATTCGCAGATCATCAATGCGATGGCGATGATCCCCGAGGCCGTGAAGATGTGGGGACGCGAGACGGCGGGCTCGCTGAAATCGCAGGTCGAGGCGCAGGACCGCAACATCATCTTCTCCGGCATATCGAAGGCCTGCCGCATGATCACACAGGTCACGCTGCTCGGCTGGGGCGCGCATCTGTCGCTCTCCGGCGAGCTGACCGGCGGCATGGTGATCGCGTCATCGATCATCTCGGGACGGGCGCTGGCGCCGATCGAAGGCGCGATCGAAGGCTGGCACCAGTTCAACCGATCGGCCGCCGCCTATTCCAGGATCAAGAGCCTGCTCTTGAACTCGCCGTTGAACTTCCCGCGTCTGCGCCTTCCCAACCCCGAAGGCCGGCTCGATGTCGAACGCATTCTCTTCGTGCCGCCGCCGCAGAAGAAGGTCATTCTCAACGGCATCTCCTTCTCGCTCAAGAAAGGGGAATCGCTGGCGATCATCGGCAACTCGGGATCCGGCAAGACCACGCTCGGCAAGATGCTCGTCGGTTCGATCGTGCCGACATCGGGAAATGTGCGCCTCGACCTGATGGATCTGCGCAATTGGGACCAGCGCCAGTTCGGCGAAAGCATCGGCTATCTGCCGCAGGACGTGCAGCTCTTTCCCGGCACCATCAAGGCCAATATCTGCCGCATGCGCGACGACGTCGAGGATCGCCAGATCTACGAGGCCGCGGTGCTGGCCGACGTGCACGAACTCATCGCCGGCTTCCCGCAGGGCTATGAAACCATCGTGGCGGCCGACGGCGCTCCGCTTTCGGGCGGCCAGAAGCAGCGCATCGCGCTTGCCCGCGCCTTCTTCGGCAATCCCAAATTCGTGGTGCTCGACGAGCCGAATTCGAACCTCGATACCCAGGGCGAGGCTGCCCTTGCCAAGGCGCTGATCCACGCCAAGAAGCAGGGCATCACCACCGTGACCATCACCCAGCGCCCGGCGCTGCTCCAATGCGTCGACAAGATCCTGGTGCTCAAGGAAGGCACTGTCGCCATGTTCGGGGAACGGATCGAGGTGCTGCAGGCGCTTTCCAAGAACAACGGCAATAACGGTCAACCAGCACCGCGCATCGAAGGGTGA
- a CDS encoding DEAD/DEAH box helicase — protein MQTNADGAERERLLAILDFWHKIEFFIPYDLSSRIVAGEGRSVFWLHARTLGDDGAVLSRPAIPEEKKITGFTLFLGVFGKSEITSVRRHFASVAAAIAEYEDAERGDLDGDTCFASLQLTPSGQPLFETFSVSTLPWALGRVRKSGLSSLSHEAFADGKRQLTELLQNFRAQRQLRSSSFDDGADQPLDAGEILTLHELLCDWAGFASRQEKPVAAVEIRYKDRAERPDVLSLPQQESHAPEADDEEDESASVEEEIGILNSFFIEDIERAMMRVKHGDIPEPLRRYLSPLAPEKRIDLYSEDGRKAIVRALHPGNLNRGRWLSEPHHAMSLMQQFAINSAIGELSETGLFSVNGPPGTGKTTLLRDMFADNLVRRARVLSSLKTARDAFDGSPRRAIFADRNTASISVLIPALTGFEMVVASSNNAAVENISRDLPKRSSIAGASSLQYLQTVAHKIACQKDNGAAVKLSDGDRPWGLIACALGNARNRRAFKERFAFMEITERPNPGWSGAAKPQTIWEWREGYEGPSFAEASAAFRAVDDRVRDKIGQYARYADLHDDIALASQDVFCGDALERVGAAAAERRRAQECCDRVAAEMLRIGQELSDLKEEEQLLDRSAPAWWERVLPNTPARQHRQDVGANARRQLDLRKALAECEHRLAKIHEPQLEQALREHERAEQALRSRQKIWVRKREEFDRLGEVLGHPAIPERLADLETDRFQIGGLWHQDELAGLRSALLEAALTLHEAWLAEVGRKGGGFGGNIVAISKLLSNNSPVDDAHIALIWQSLFMIVPIVSTTFASFARQFRGLEAGSIGWVFIDEAGQAVPQAAVGALLRGRRVMAIGDPQQIEPVFILPSALITAASALSPHTAAGQYSPNRASVQMLADAANRYGTTVAGEEADGLWIGCPLRVHRRCVDPMFGLANRIAYQNKMVFGLESRRPAGDAPPFYGDSAWIDVRGRVSGKQTVAEQTDFIVDVLTASYRRDGALPDLYIISPFKEIKNSLRQSLAHAAWVDRHGNMRSPSKLSRWLRERIGTVHTFQGKEEDIVFMVLGADAEHSGAAAWAASKPNLLNVALTRAKRRFYIVGDRALWQSLPYFRETANALETMQAAEFLARNGLD, from the coding sequence ATGCAGACCAATGCAGATGGCGCCGAAAGGGAACGGCTTCTGGCTATTCTCGATTTCTGGCACAAGATCGAGTTCTTCATTCCCTACGATCTCTCCAGCCGTATTGTTGCAGGTGAAGGGCGAAGTGTCTTCTGGCTGCATGCAAGGACGCTCGGCGATGACGGTGCCGTGCTCAGCCGTCCAGCAATCCCCGAGGAGAAGAAGATTACGGGTTTTACCCTGTTCCTCGGCGTTTTCGGCAAATCCGAAATTACTTCTGTCCGCCGTCACTTCGCCAGCGTTGCGGCCGCGATCGCCGAATATGAGGATGCCGAACGCGGCGATCTCGATGGCGATACCTGCTTTGCCAGCCTGCAGCTGACGCCCTCGGGACAGCCGCTTTTCGAAACATTTTCCGTTTCGACGCTTCCATGGGCTCTGGGACGCGTGCGCAAATCGGGCCTCTCCTCGCTTAGCCACGAAGCATTTGCCGACGGCAAACGGCAGCTGACGGAATTGCTGCAGAATTTTCGGGCGCAGCGGCAACTGAGATCGTCATCGTTCGACGACGGTGCCGATCAACCGCTCGATGCCGGCGAGATCCTGACGCTGCATGAATTGCTCTGCGATTGGGCGGGCTTTGCCTCGCGTCAGGAGAAGCCCGTCGCCGCCGTTGAAATACGCTACAAGGACAGGGCGGAACGGCCTGACGTCCTCTCGCTGCCGCAGCAGGAGAGCCATGCGCCCGAAGCCGACGATGAGGAGGATGAGAGCGCAAGTGTCGAGGAAGAGATCGGCATCCTGAACAGCTTCTTCATCGAGGATATCGAGCGGGCGATGATGCGCGTCAAACATGGCGATATTCCCGAGCCGCTCAGGCGATATCTCAGCCCACTTGCCCCGGAGAAGCGGATCGACCTCTATTCGGAGGACGGACGGAAGGCGATCGTTCGGGCTCTGCACCCCGGAAATCTCAACCGCGGACGCTGGCTCAGCGAACCTCATCACGCGATGAGCCTCATGCAGCAGTTCGCGATCAATTCGGCCATCGGCGAGCTTTCGGAAACCGGACTTTTCTCGGTCAACGGCCCGCCGGGGACGGGAAAGACGACCCTGCTTCGCGACATGTTCGCGGATAATCTCGTTCGGCGCGCCCGCGTGCTCTCCTCCTTGAAGACGGCGCGCGACGCCTTTGACGGATCGCCGCGCCGCGCCATCTTCGCAGACCGCAACACCGCCTCGATATCGGTGCTGATCCCGGCCCTTACCGGTTTCGAAATGGTCGTCGCCTCCTCCAACAATGCCGCGGTGGAGAATATTTCGCGCGACCTTCCCAAGCGGAGCTCGATCGCCGGGGCATCTTCACTCCAATATCTGCAGACGGTCGCGCACAAGATCGCGTGCCAAAAGGACAATGGCGCCGCCGTCAAGCTCTCCGACGGCGACCGTCCGTGGGGGCTGATCGCCTGTGCGCTCGGCAATGCCAGGAACCGCCGAGCCTTCAAGGAACGCTTCGCCTTCATGGAAATCACCGAAAGGCCGAACCCCGGCTGGTCCGGTGCGGCCAAGCCGCAGACCATCTGGGAATGGCGGGAGGGGTACGAGGGGCCGAGCTTCGCCGAAGCATCGGCGGCCTTTCGTGCCGTCGACGACCGGGTTCGCGACAAGATCGGTCAATATGCACGCTATGCCGATCTCCATGACGACATCGCCCTGGCTTCGCAGGACGTATTCTGCGGCGACGCGCTTGAACGGGTCGGGGCAGCCGCCGCCGAACGTCGGCGCGCGCAGGAGTGCTGCGATAGGGTGGCGGCCGAAATGCTTCGGATCGGGCAAGAATTGTCGGATCTGAAGGAGGAAGAACAGCTGCTCGACCGCAGCGCGCCTGCCTGGTGGGAGCGAGTGCTGCCAAACACCCCGGCCCGGCAGCATCGGCAGGATGTCGGCGCCAATGCGCGCCGGCAGCTGGACTTGCGCAAGGCGCTGGCGGAGTGCGAACATCGTCTTGCGAAAATCCATGAACCGCAGCTGGAACAGGCTTTGCGAGAACATGAGCGGGCCGAACAGGCACTGCGGTCACGGCAGAAAATCTGGGTGAGGAAAAGAGAGGAGTTCGACCGTCTGGGCGAGGTTCTCGGTCATCCCGCCATACCCGAGCGTCTCGCCGATCTCGAGACCGACCGGTTCCAGATCGGCGGCCTCTGGCATCAGGACGAACTGGCAGGCCTGCGGTCGGCATTGCTTGAGGCAGCGTTGACGCTGCATGAAGCATGGCTGGCGGAGGTTGGCAGGAAGGGCGGCGGTTTTGGCGGAAACATCGTCGCCATCAGCAAGCTGTTGTCCAACAACAGTCCCGTCGATGACGCGCATATTGCATTGATCTGGCAGAGCCTTTTCATGATCGTTCCCATCGTCTCGACGACATTCGCCTCCTTCGCCCGGCAGTTCCGTGGGCTGGAAGCCGGTTCGATCGGCTGGGTCTTCATCGACGAAGCCGGTCAGGCGGTGCCGCAAGCAGCCGTCGGGGCCCTGTTGCGAGGGCGCCGGGTCATGGCGATCGGCGATCCCCAGCAGATCGAGCCGGTCTTTATCCTTCCGAGCGCGCTGATCACCGCCGCTTCGGCTCTTTCACCCCATACCGCGGCGGGACAATATTCGCCGAACCGGGCATCGGTGCAGATGCTCGCCGATGCCGCCAACCGCTATGGAACGACTGTTGCCGGCGAGGAAGCAGACGGACTCTGGATCGGCTGCCCTCTCCGAGTACACCGGCGCTGCGTCGATCCGATGTTCGGCCTCGCCAACCGGATCGCCTACCAGAACAAGATGGTGTTCGGGCTGGAAAGTCGCCGCCCGGCCGGCGACGCACCGCCATTTTATGGCGACAGCGCCTGGATCGACGTCAGGGGCAGGGTATCGGGCAAACAGACGGTTGCCGAACAGACGGACTTCATCGTCGACGTTCTCACCGCCAGCTATCGCCGCGATGGCGCATTGCCGGATCTCTATATCATTTCGCCCTTCAAGGAGATCAAAAACAGTCTGAGGCAGTCTCTGGCCCATGCGGCATGGGTCGATCGCCACGGAAATATGCGTTCGCCATCGAAACTGTCGCGGTGGCTGCGGGAACGGATAGGCACGGTGCATACCTTCCAGGGCAAGGAGGAGGACATCGTCTTCATGGTGCTCGGCGCCGATGCCGAGCATAGCGGAGCCGCAGCCTGGGCAGCATCGAAGCCGAACCTCCTGAACGTGGCGCTGACACGCGCCAAACGCCGCTTCTATATCGTCGGCGACCGCGCTCTCTGGCAAAGCTTGCCGTATTTCAGGGAAACGGCGAATGCCCTGGAGACGATGCAGGCAGCGGAATTCCTGGCCCGGAACGGTCTCGACTGA
- a CDS encoding fibrinogen-binding protein has translation MSGDYNHDPKSSGDETEITKVGALADGFANSAVNSTEVDDGSTGYVGVANGDNRDNTDNSVDVDVKTDIDVSANNGNNRDNEYDWSYKSDDDTSTKTTTITDSNNDYDWSYDSKSYSDNDTDTKTITDTDTKTVTDTDIKTITDTDTKTISDSNNTADSFNKTDTDFAVIEDVKDFDNLGVAGHDLTFNLGDDFSFTLDVDSILNNSLTGAGNDSGFSAVQANHLADQDSAWNIKMDNDGAQNHLNANAGTADSAEGMEMDGRGWDLKAGDDANGSSAADASAILANSGFHLELVQGANLLSNTVDSSVIGGNSHVSDVGEDTGT, from the coding sequence ATGTCCGGCGACTATAATCACGACCCGAAATCATCGGGCGACGAAACCGAAATCACGAAGGTCGGGGCGCTTGCCGACGGCTTTGCCAACAGTGCTGTCAATTCAACCGAAGTCGATGACGGCTCGACCGGTTATGTCGGCGTCGCCAATGGCGACAACCGCGACAATACCGACAACAGCGTCGACGTCGACGTCAAGACCGACATCGACGTGTCTGCCAATAACGGCAACAACCGCGACAACGAATACGACTGGAGCTACAAGTCCGACGACGACACGAGCACCAAGACCACGACGATCACCGACTCCAATAACGACTACGACTGGAGTTATGACAGCAAGTCGTACAGCGACAACGACACCGACACCAAGACGATCACGGACACCGATACGAAAACCGTGACCGACACCGATATCAAGACCATTACCGATACGGACACCAAGACGATCTCCGACAGCAACAACACCGCTGACAGCTTCAACAAGACCGACACCGACTTCGCCGTCATCGAGGACGTCAAGGACTTCGACAACCTCGGCGTTGCCGGCCACGACCTCACCTTCAACCTCGGCGACGACTTCTCCTTCACGCTCGACGTCGACAGCATCCTCAACAATTCGCTGACGGGTGCCGGCAACGACAGCGGCTTCAGCGCCGTCCAGGCGAACCATCTGGCCGACCAGGACAGCGCCTGGAACATCAAGATGGACAACGACGGCGCCCAGAACCACCTGAACGCCAATGCCGGCACCGCCGATAGCGCGGAAGGCATGGAGATGGACGGCAGGGGCTGGGATCTCAAGGCCGGCGACGACGCCAACGGCTCGAGCGCGGCCGATGCTTCGGCGATCCTTGCCAATTCCGGCTTCCACCTCGAGCTCGTTCAGGGCGCGAACCTGCTCAGCAACACGGTGGACTCCAGCGTCATCGGCGGCAATTCCCATGTCTCCGACGTCGGCGAGGATACCGGCACCTGA
- a CDS encoding response regulator transcription factor: MFMTSSGMENTDQSRKLGSSGNTILVVAKADLFSECMVEALAKKFPNCDVASITSTKPMLEKDSGDLKLVLFYHIPAPELHEALQAARENHPETSVGLVVEAIDMLEPYVSRLVEARIIDGVLPLNLRLDVFMAAVDLLMKGGEHFPSALLNRLTNKNTPLEPSLYQTKSVDAARTNALKLRRDSISSLTTREVQILDLICKGTQNKIIADKLHLSENTVKVHVRNIYKKMNVRNRTEAASRFFNEHPAGEDDMSGRWRN; encoded by the coding sequence ATGTTCATGACAAGCTCAGGAATGGAGAATACAGACCAGAGCAGGAAGTTAGGTTCGTCGGGAAATACTATACTGGTGGTCGCCAAGGCGGATCTGTTTTCAGAATGCATGGTAGAGGCGCTGGCCAAGAAATTTCCGAACTGTGATGTCGCAAGCATAACGAGCACGAAGCCGATGCTGGAAAAAGATAGCGGCGATCTGAAGCTCGTTTTATTCTATCATATACCTGCGCCGGAGCTTCATGAGGCGCTGCAGGCTGCCCGCGAAAACCACCCGGAAACCTCTGTCGGCCTTGTCGTCGAAGCGATCGACATGCTCGAACCCTATGTCAGCCGCCTGGTGGAGGCAAGGATCATCGACGGCGTCCTGCCGCTCAACCTGCGGCTCGATGTCTTCATGGCCGCGGTGGATCTGCTGATGAAGGGCGGCGAGCATTTTCCGTCCGCCCTGCTCAATCGCCTCACCAACAAGAACACCCCGCTGGAGCCTTCGCTCTATCAGACAAAATCGGTCGATGCGGCGCGGACCAATGCGCTGAAGCTGAGACGCGACAGCATCTCCTCTTTGACCACGCGCGAGGTTCAGATCCTGGACCTCATATGCAAGGGCACGCAGAACAAGATCATCGCCGACAAGCTGCATCTTTCCGAAAACACCGTGAAGGTTCACGTCCGCAACATCTATAAGAAGATGAACGTGCGAAACCGCACGGAAGCGGCATCCCGTTTCTTCAACGAGCATCCCGCCGGCGAAGACGACATGTCCGGCCGGTGGCGCAACTGA
- a CDS encoding GNAT family N-acetyltransferase, protein MRIDIIDTIAGFDAVRDNWDQVFMDDPDAQHFLSWIWLKNYLSRRRRWFILALRERDPESPYVAFFPLRLITHLNEKTGQFYDEIMMAGNFAADYTGFIVRPDYEHHAIAGFASFIKHQNWTDLKLEYFCGPAGRREKMIEALKGPEVMFRDSSPKNSENIDNTICPIVPLPASFDDYLDQRMSSQTRQKLRRFLRKVEGDDIYRITMATPETIERDLDILFNLWRTKWSARKGTERTERLIITTREMLMDSFNSGNLDVPVFWHGDQPLGALANLVDRQKKAILFYITGRDETWKTPSPGLILHGYCIRRAIEQGFKTYDFLRGNEPYKYMFGVEERRISCTLFRTRNGQNLHGALNPRSVRFVYEQALDMYRNGARGKAEIAFNQVLQLVPGHTGAEFGIANLLFDRGKLTEALAAYKALAEHAPDPTPIRMRLGDTQLALHQYDQAAETFRRVGEVGPHLIQAHYKRGIALAASKRLAEAEAVFAAIRDVHSDDPAALDYIAKANAALERIQASAEPATHKTDLVPETIARWNRRGLLGERRRPRLH, encoded by the coding sequence ATGCGCATAGATATTATCGACACCATTGCCGGGTTCGACGCGGTACGCGACAACTGGGATCAGGTCTTCATGGACGATCCCGATGCGCAGCATTTCCTCTCCTGGATCTGGCTGAAGAATTATCTTTCCCGCCGGCGCCGCTGGTTCATCCTCGCGCTTCGCGAACGCGATCCCGAATCACCCTATGTGGCTTTTTTCCCCTTGCGCCTCATCACGCATCTGAACGAGAAGACCGGGCAGTTCTACGACGAGATCATGATGGCCGGGAATTTTGCGGCCGATTACACCGGCTTCATCGTCAGGCCGGATTACGAGCATCACGCCATTGCCGGCTTCGCCTCGTTTATCAAACATCAGAACTGGACCGACCTGAAGCTCGAATATTTCTGTGGCCCGGCCGGGCGGCGCGAGAAGATGATCGAGGCGCTGAAGGGGCCGGAGGTGATGTTTCGCGACAGCTCGCCGAAAAACAGCGAGAACATCGACAATACGATCTGCCCTATCGTTCCCCTGCCGGCAAGCTTCGACGACTATCTCGACCAGCGCATGAGCAGCCAGACGCGCCAGAAGCTGCGGCGGTTCCTGCGCAAGGTCGAAGGAGACGATATTTACCGGATCACGATGGCGACCCCCGAAACCATCGAGCGCGACCTGGACATCCTCTTCAATCTGTGGCGGACCAAATGGAGCGCCCGCAAAGGCACGGAGCGGACCGAGCGGCTGATCATAACCACGCGCGAAATGCTGATGGACAGCTTCAACAGCGGCAATCTCGACGTGCCGGTCTTCTGGCATGGCGACCAGCCACTCGGGGCGCTGGCGAATCTCGTCGACCGGCAGAAGAAGGCGATTCTGTTCTATATCACCGGCCGCGACGAGACCTGGAAGACGCCGTCTCCCGGTCTCATCCTGCATGGCTACTGCATCCGGCGGGCGATCGAGCAAGGCTTCAAGACCTACGACTTCCTGCGCGGAAACGAGCCCTATAAATATATGTTCGGGGTCGAGGAACGACGGATCAGCTGCACCCTGTTCCGCACCCGCAACGGCCAGAATCTGCATGGCGCGCTCAACCCGCGCAGTGTTCGTTTCGTCTACGAACAGGCGCTTGACATGTACCGGAACGGTGCCCGTGGGAAAGCCGAGATCGCCTTCAATCAGGTCCTGCAATTGGTTCCGGGCCATACCGGCGCGGAATTCGGGATCGCCAATCTGCTGTTTGACCGGGGCAAGCTGACGGAGGCCCTGGCTGCCTATAAGGCGCTCGCCGAGCACGCGCCCGATCCGACGCCGATCCGGATGCGGCTTGGCGACACGCAGCTTGCCCTGCATCAATACGACCAGGCCGCGGAGACGTTCCGCCGGGTCGGCGAGGTCGGGCCGCATCTGATCCAGGCGCATTACAAGCGCGGTATCGCGCTTGCGGCCAGCAAACGGCTGGCCGAGGCGGAAGCCGTTTTCGCCGCGATCCGGGACGTGCATTCGGACGATCCGGCCGCACTCGACTATATCGCCAAGGCAAATGCCGCCCTCGAACGGATCCAGGCAAGTGCCGAGCCCGCGACTCACAAGACCGACCTCGTGCCGGAGACCATCGCCCGCTGGAACCGGCGTGGGCTGCTCGGCGAACGACGCCGGCCGCGGCTGCACTGA
- a CDS encoding HlyD family type I secretion periplasmic adaptor subunit — protein sequence MGRKNQETAGPAQLEWYSDVPRSIRMHSIVGLTVLFTSFGGFGFWAATAPLASAVIAQGSFVATGNNKIIQHLEGGIIREMRVSEGDTVKEGDVLLTLDTTASRSNERMLQLRRLRLEAVVARLRAEAQGLREFHIPDIVTKEAGDPDIGAIIQSQNVVFHSKQIKLEEQLNLIEKNIKSLEYRFAGYKGQRESFERQLALLTEERDSKARLVKVGYMRKTDLLAIERAIADAMGDISRLNGELNESEAEVAKFRQEAIIAVNSNKQAALDALETAESDLDSVRQQMREAAGVLERTTIRSPVTGTVVRSYFHTAGGVITTGKPIMEILPAHVPLILEAQVLRTSIDQLREGETASIRLTALNRRTTPVLQGRVFYVSADSIEENSGVSVKDVYIVRVQIPDSEIARVHNFHPVPGMPAEVLIQTSERTFFEYISKPITDSMSRAFKER from the coding sequence ATGGGACGGAAAAATCAGGAGACGGCCGGCCCGGCGCAGCTCGAATGGTATAGCGACGTGCCGCGCTCGATCCGAATGCACAGCATCGTCGGCCTCACGGTTCTCTTCACCTCGTTCGGAGGCTTCGGCTTCTGGGCCGCGACCGCCCCGCTTGCCTCCGCCGTCATCGCACAGGGGAGCTTCGTTGCAACGGGCAACAACAAGATCATCCAACATCTGGAAGGCGGCATCATCAGGGAGATGCGCGTCAGCGAAGGCGACACGGTGAAGGAAGGCGATGTCCTCTTGACCCTCGACACCACCGCATCCCGTTCGAACGAACGGATGCTGCAGCTTCGCCGGCTGCGCCTGGAAGCCGTCGTCGCAAGGCTCCGCGCCGAGGCACAGGGCCTGCGCGAATTCCACATTCCCGATATTGTGACGAAAGAGGCGGGCGACCCCGACATCGGCGCGATCATCCAGAGCCAGAACGTCGTCTTCCACAGCAAGCAGATCAAACTCGAAGAGCAGCTCAATCTGATCGAGAAGAACATCAAGTCGCTGGAATACCGTTTCGCCGGCTATAAAGGCCAACGAGAATCCTTTGAAAGGCAATTGGCGCTGCTGACCGAGGAACGCGATTCCAAGGCCCGGCTGGTCAAGGTCGGTTATATGCGCAAAACCGATCTCTTGGCGATCGAGCGGGCGATCGCCGATGCGATGGGCGACATATCTCGCCTGAACGGCGAGCTCAACGAGAGCGAGGCGGAGGTTGCCAAGTTCCGCCAGGAAGCCATCATTGCTGTCAATTCCAACAAGCAGGCGGCGCTCGATGCGCTCGAGACCGCCGAATCCGATCTGGACAGTGTTCGCCAGCAGATGCGTGAGGCTGCCGGCGTGCTGGAGCGCACCACCATCCGCTCACCGGTGACGGGTACGGTGGTGCGCTCTTATTTCCACACCGCCGGCGGCGTCATCACCACGGGCAAGCCGATCATGGAGATCCTGCCGGCGCATGTGCCGCTGATCCTGGAAGCGCAGGTGCTGCGCACCTCCATCGACCAGCTGCGCGAGGGAGAAACGGCCTCGATCCGGTTGACGGCGCTCAATCGGCGGACGACGCCGGTCCTGCAGGGCAGGGTCTTCTACGTCTCGGCCGACTCGATCGAGGAAAATTCGGGGGTTTCGGTCAAGGACGTCTACATCGTGCGCGTCCAAATACCGGATTCAGAGATTGCGCGGGTGCATAATTTCCACCCCGTTCCCGGCATGCCGGCCGAAGTGCTGATCCAGACGTCGGAACGCACCTTCTTCGAATATATCAGCAAACCAATCACCGACAGCATGTCCCGGGCTTTCAAGGAACGCTGA